One part of the Bacteroidota bacterium genome encodes these proteins:
- a CDS encoding DUF262 domain-containing protein, whose amino-acid sequence MSFQTPITISDAIKKIDSNQFLLPAIQREFIWSHSKIEWLFDSIMRNYPISSFLFWNVEEETGNGYRFYKFISEYREKYQTHNLEISTNGINSFEAVLDGQQRLTSLYLGLKGSYGYSVKNLKWENTERKIPTRHLYLNVSRELKDEEDGRIYEFRFIQKSDSEEKEIYHENDWNWFKVGAILNYEDEESFDNFVEDFENSFSRRAIRQLRRTILEKPIINYFLEKDQSLDKALNIFIRINSGGEPLNFSDLLMSIAVANWTKKDARKEIHNLVDSIRDKGYSISKDLILKSFLYLYSKDIKFRVTNFSKENAKDFETEWEKIRDSILSTFDLLKSFGFTDFTLTSKNAIIPVIYYLYHKNIYKNFSTKTEFKEDREAIKKWLHIVLIKKIFGGTSDSVLSQIRKAFTDNVIETKIKAKIITFPIDSIFNYIRKDTSVGEEFIEEILFTQKDNKYAFSILSLLFPDLDYKNNDFHKDHIHPAASYSELPDNLKEKYGWLTYNSIHNLQMLDANENMSKNAKVLKDWIEEQTKNKDKNDFLKRHLIPIVGLELDNFEEYVEKRKEILMMKLKEILN is encoded by the coding sequence ATGTCATTTCAAACTCCAATAACCATTTCAGATGCTATAAAAAAAATTGACTCTAACCAATTTCTGCTTCCAGCTATCCAAAGAGAGTTTATTTGGTCACACTCAAAAATTGAATGGCTTTTTGATTCCATAATGAGAAATTACCCTATCAGTTCTTTTTTGTTTTGGAATGTTGAAGAAGAAACAGGGAACGGTTACAGATTTTACAAATTTATAAGTGAATATAGGGAAAAGTATCAAACTCATAATTTAGAAATTTCCACCAATGGAATAAATTCATTTGAAGCGGTTTTAGATGGACAACAAAGATTAACATCTCTTTATCTCGGATTAAAAGGTAGTTATGGTTACAGTGTTAAAAATTTAAAATGGGAGAATACTGAGAGAAAAATTCCTACACGACATTTATACCTTAATGTTTCAAGAGAACTCAAAGACGAAGAAGATGGTAGAATTTATGAGTTTAGGTTTATTCAGAAATCTGATTCAGAAGAAAAAGAAATTTACCATGAAAATGATTGGAATTGGTTCAAGGTCGGAGCGATTTTAAACTATGAAGATGAAGAATCATTCGATAATTTTGTAGAAGATTTTGAAAATAGTTTTTCTCGTAGAGCTATAAGACAATTAAGAAGAACTATTTTGGAGAAACCAATCATAAACTATTTTCTCGAAAAAGACCAAAGCTTAGATAAAGCACTTAATATTTTTATCCGAATAAATAGCGGTGGCGAGCCTTTAAATTTTTCTGATTTACTTATGTCAATTGCCGTTGCTAACTGGACAAAAAAGGATGCAAGAAAGGAAATTCATAATCTCGTTGATAGTATCAGAGACAAAGGGTATTCTATTTCAAAGGATTTGATTCTTAAATCATTTTTATATCTATACAGTAAAGACATAAAGTTTAGAGTTACAAACTTTTCAAAAGAAAACGCAAAAGATTTTGAAACTGAATGGGAGAAAATAAGAGATTCAATCTTATCAACTTTTGACTTGTTAAAGTCTTTTGGATTTACTGATTTTACACTTACTTCAAAAAATGCAATAATTCCAGTAATATATTATTTATATCACAAAAATATTTACAAAAATTTCTCAACTAAAACTGAATTTAAAGAAGATAGAGAAGCTATAAAAAAATGGCTTCATATTGTCCTAATAAAAAAAATATTTGGTGGCACATCAGATTCAGTCTTATCCCAAATTAGAAAAGCATTTACTGACAATGTGATTGAAACGAAAATTAAAGCAAAGATAATAACTTTTCCAATAGATTCAATTTTTAATTATATCCGCAAGGATACAAGTGTTGGAGAAGAGTTTATTGAAGAAATATTATTTACTCAAAAGGATAATAAATATGCATTTTCTATATTATCACTTTTGTTCCCTGATTTGGATTATAAAAACAATGATTTTCATAAAGACCATATTCATCCAGCAGCAAGTTATAGCGAATTGCCAGATAATTTAAAGGAAAAATATGGGTGGTTGACATATAATTCAATTCATAATCTTCAAATGTTGGATGCTAACGAAAATATGTCCAAGAATGCTAAGGTTTTGAAAGATTGGATAGAAGAGCAAACAAAAAACAAAGACAAGAATGATTTTTTGAAAAGACATTTAATTCCCATTGTTGGCTTAGAATTAGACAATTTTGAAGAATATGTTGAAAAGAGAAAAGAAATATTAATGATGAAATTAAAAGAGATATTGAATTAA